GGAGATAAAATGAGTGTTTTCCAGGTTTTCATATTCTTCTTTTGAAATGACCTTGGCAGAAATGTAAACTCCAAACTTAAGCAGTGTATCACTGACTTTTCTCATGAGTTTATCCTTAGTTTCCCGCTTTTTACCCGAAACTATGAGAAGATCAATATCCGACTCTTCTGTATCTTCTCCACGAGCCACAGAACCAAATAATATTATCTTATCTATTTCAGGATAATCTATAGACTTTGAGAATTCTTCTGCTATTTGTTTTCGGTTCATTTCAATCATTTAATTATATGTGTGAGAATTATTAAAATCTTGCTATATTATAGGGTCTAAAAAATTTAATTGAAATTACAAAGATAACTGTTATATCAATAAAACAGAAAGGGCTCATGAAGCGATCTGTTTTATTAATAAAATAAAAGATATAAAAATTTAGAGAAAACTCAAATTAGTTGATTTAATTTCCCAAAATCTAGCACAATAGAGTATTTAATGTAATATATAAAAAAAGAGTGAAAAAAGGGTTCATCTGAACCTTTTAAGCAGGCTGTCAGCCTCTTTCAAGAGACCTTTACCCGCAGTTGTAGCTTCTTTAAGGATTTTATCCACCTCGTCCTCAGGTTTCTTTTTCCCTGAAACTTGCGGCTTAATAGGAGTTCCGCACTCTTTGCAGAATTTAGTGCCGGCTGGGAACTTTTTACGGCATTTAGGGCAGACAGCTTCTTTTGGTGCGGTTTCAATTTTAGGTTTAGCCCTTGGCTCGGCCCCGACCTTTGTACCGCACTCCATGCAAAATTTGGTGCCTTCAGGCAGTTCTGCAGAACAGCTCGGGCATTTCAGCGCTTCCTGTTCCATTTTACCACCGCATTCCGTACAAAACTTAACATTTTCTGCAACTTGAGCGCCGCAGTTTGAACATTCTTTTGTCACTATACAACCTCCACAGTGTAAAGATACTTAATTTGATATTTAAATTGAAAATTTGTTTGAATAGTGGTTTGTTAAGTATACATTATTATGGTTTATGGTTATAGATCGAATACACAGGGGCTGGAATGTTAGATGAAGAAAGTTTGAATCGAACTGATAAAAATACATAAATCAAATTAAACAGTTTTATTATTATCACAAGGCGAGGACTAACTACATGATACATATAACACTTGAAAGAAAAATAACCGGAAGCGAACTAATTAAAGATTTTGAATATGAATATAAATCGCTTGAAAACCTTAAAAAACTGCTTGAGGAAGATCCAGAAAACGTACTTCTTCAATTAAACCTTGATGACTGGAAATACCATTTAAACCATCCAGATGCTGAAGTTAAAGATGAAAGAAGGATATTAACCCATGAAATGCCCATAGATGACCTTGAATTAATACTGATGGACCATATAAAAAATAAAAATCCAAAATCAGTAGAAGAACTCGCTGAAATGGTACATGAAGATGTTAAAAAAGTTCATTCAAAACTTGAAGGGCTGGAAGAAGCAGGGTTCATAATACTGCACAGAGAACAAAAAGATAATGTGACACCTGCTTTGAGGTACAACAGCATAAAAATTAC
The sequence above is a segment of the Methanobacterium bryantii genome. Coding sequences within it:
- a CDS encoding nucleotidyltransferase domain-containing protein, encoding MIEMNRKQIAEEFSKSIDYPEIDKIILFGSVARGEDTEESDIDLLIVSGKKRETKDKLMRKVSDTLLKFGVYISAKVISKEEYENLENTHFISNIKREGVVLG
- a CDS encoding zinc ribbon domain-containing protein, producing the protein MTKECSNCGAQVAENVKFCTECGGKMEQEALKCPSCSAELPEGTKFCMECGTKVGAEPRAKPKIETAPKEAVCPKCRKKFPAGTKFCKECGTPIKPQVSGKKKPEDEVDKILKEATTAGKGLLKEADSLLKRFR
- a CDS encoding HVO_A0114 family putative DNA-binding protein, translating into MIHITLERKITGSELIKDFEYEYKSLENLKKLLEEDPENVLLQLNLDDWKYHLNHPDAEVKDERRILTHEMPIDDLELILMDHIKNKNPKSVEELAEMVHEDVKKVHSKLEGLEEAGFIILHREQKDNVTPALRYNSIKITI